The Bacteroidia bacterium genome includes a region encoding these proteins:
- a CDS encoding peptidyl-prolyl cis-trans isomerase gives MKISSFIIILLAFNIACSSDKVSDEKPIARVYNEYLYPSDLKDILSGVSSKEDSIELVKSFTEKWAKKQVLLHLAEVNLNDEQMDVSRELENYKTSLLIYKYQQSFIAQKLDTIISDQEITEYYNAHPNEFYLEENIVKAIFIELPKSAPNPEKAKALYSSTKEKDLKKLDDYCNKYAFKFDNFNDNWVSFNTILEMTPTTITDQESFLKTNKQIEVSDTNYFYFVSIREFQLAGSSAPLESARKLITPIILTKRKIDLLNKLENNALKDESNKKNFETY, from the coding sequence ATGAAAATTTCATCTTTTATAATCATTTTATTGGCTTTTAATATTGCCTGTTCGTCGGATAAAGTTTCTGACGAAAAACCGATTGCCAGAGTGTATAACGAATATCTATACCCATCAGATTTAAAAGATATTTTAAGTGGGGTATCATCTAAAGAAGATAGCATAGAGCTTGTAAAAAGCTTTACAGAGAAATGGGCAAAAAAACAAGTTCTTCTTCATCTGGCTGAAGTAAACCTAAACGACGAGCAAATGGATGTAAGCCGTGAATTAGAAAATTATAAAACCTCACTATTAATATATAAATATCAACAAAGTTTTATTGCTCAAAAATTAGATACAATTATTTCAGATCAGGAAATAACAGAATACTATAATGCACATCCGAATGAGTTTTATTTAGAAGAAAATATAGTAAAAGCAATATTTATAGAACTTCCAAAATCAGCACCAAATCCCGAAAAAGCAAAAGCATTATATTCGAGCACAAAAGAAAAGGACTTAAAAAAACTTGACGATTATTGTAACAAATACGCATTTAAGTTTGATAATTTTAATGATAATTGGGTATCATTTAATACAATTTTAGAGATGACACCTACAACTATTACTGATCAGGAATCATTTCTAAAAACAAATAAGCAGATTGAAGTAAGCGATACAAATTATTTTTATTTTGTTAGCATCAGAGAATTTCAACTTGCAGGAAGTTCTGCCCCATTAGAATCTGCAAGAAAATTAATTACACCGATTATACTTACTAAACGCAAAATTGATTTATTAAATAAATTAGAAAATAATGCGTTAAAAGATGAATCAAATAAAAAGAATTTTGAAACCTATTAA
- a CDS encoding peptidylprolyl isomerase → MNKKAIFLFSFFTIFSYSNWIFSQDKVIDQIIAIVGNNYILKSDIEGQFVQLEKNSNEVDLKCTIFEGLLYQSLLLHRADLDSITITDKEVDSQIDRKIRMFISQAGSEKRLEESIGKTIQEIKVLLRESLKKQMLAEKMMDKLTGSLKATPSEIRQFFKDLPVDSIPMINEEIEYEQIVLYPTITDKEKLAVKAKLNELRERILKGDKFSTLAVLYSEDTQSATKGGELGFLGRGDLVPEFAAVAFKLKDGEVSKIVETDFGFHIIQLIERRGEQINVRHILISPKVDPVSAVTCRSRLDSLSKAVKTDSIKFNKAAEKYSQDVETRLNGGLAINPYTNNSRFDTEQIDGSISYWTKKLKVGEISSPFEFTDEKAKKCYKIIRLKARYPSHKANLTDDYQKIQEVAIAKKKQEIMNEWIEKEQKTTYIHIDNSYKNCNFMYKGWIK, encoded by the coding sequence ATGAATAAAAAAGCCATTTTCCTTTTTTCTTTTTTTACAATATTTAGTTATTCAAACTGGATATTCTCACAAGATAAAGTAATTGATCAAATTATTGCGATAGTTGGTAACAACTACATTTTAAAAAGTGATATTGAAGGTCAGTTTGTACAATTAGAAAAAAACAGCAATGAAGTAGATTTAAAATGTACAATTTTTGAAGGACTTTTATACCAAAGCTTATTACTTCACAGAGCCGATTTAGACAGTATTACAATTACTGATAAAGAAGTAGATTCTCAAATTGACAGAAAAATAAGAATGTTTATTTCTCAGGCAGGTTCAGAAAAAAGACTTGAAGAATCAATAGGAAAAACAATTCAGGAAATAAAAGTTTTATTACGTGAGTCATTAAAAAAACAGATGTTAGCTGAAAAAATGATGGATAAACTTACAGGTAGTTTAAAGGCAACACCATCAGAAATTCGCCAGTTTTTTAAAGATCTTCCTGTTGACTCAATTCCTATGATTAATGAGGAAATTGAATATGAGCAGATTGTTCTTTATCCAACAATTACCGACAAGGAAAAACTTGCTGTAAAAGCCAAGTTAAATGAATTACGAGAAAGAATCTTAAAAGGCGATAAATTCAGTACTCTCGCTGTTTTATATAGTGAAGATACACAAAGTGCTACAAAAGGTGGCGAACTTGGCTTTCTAGGACGAGGTGACCTTGTTCCTGAATTTGCTGCTGTTGCTTTTAAGTTAAAAGATGGTGAAGTATCAAAAATTGTTGAAACAGACTTTGGATTTCATATTATTCAACTTATTGAAAGACGTGGTGAACAAATAAATGTAAGACATATTTTAATCTCCCCTAAAGTTGACCCTGTATCTGCAGTAACCTGCAGAAGTAGATTAGACAGTCTTTCAAAGGCAGTAAAAACAGATTCAATTAAATTTAACAAAGCTGCAGAAAAATATAGTCAGGATGTTGAAACACGCTTAAACGGCGGATTAGCAATTAATCCTTACACTAATAACAGTAGATTTGATACAGAACAAATAGATGGTTCGATTTCTTACTGGACAAAAAAATTAAAGGTTGGAGAAATAAGTTCTCCATTTGAGTTTACTGACGAAAAAGCTAAAAAATGTTACAAAATAATCAGATTAAAAGCAAGATATCCGTCACATAAAGCAAATTTAACCGATGACTATCAGAAAATTCAGGAAGTTGCAATTGCTAAAAAGAAACAGGAAATAATGAATGAATGGATTGAGAAAGAACAAAAAACAACTTACATTCACATTGACAATTCCTATAAAAACTGCAACTTTATGTACAAAGGCTGGATTAAATAA
- a CDS encoding MoxR family ATPase, with translation MNSSNDVEAIKNLRQAHERLSNEIKKVIIGQDEVVKEVLITIFSRGHCLLIGVPGLAKTLLVTTIANSLGLKYKRIQFTPDLMPSDIIGTEVLDENRQFRFVKGPIFANFILADEINRTPPKTQAALLEAMQERSVTAAGQHFNLDNPFFVLATQNPIEQEGTYPLPEAQLDRFMFNTTLDYPKFDDEINIVRSTTSEIKTNVEKVLTAEDIIFYQDLIRKVPVNDNVLRYAVNLTSSTRPGTEKANDFASKYINWGAGPRASQFLIIGAKTLSVLNGKFSPDIEDVKAIAHPILRHRLVKNYKAEAEGISVDNIITELLKANKV, from the coding sequence ATGAATTCTTCTAACGATGTTGAAGCAATTAAAAACCTCAGACAAGCTCACGAAAGGCTCTCAAATGAAATAAAAAAGGTAATTATTGGGCAGGACGAAGTTGTAAAGGAAGTATTGATAACAATATTCAGTCGCGGTCACTGTTTATTAATTGGAGTACCTGGACTTGCAAAAACCCTTTTGGTTACTACAATTGCAAATTCACTCGGCTTAAAATATAAAAGAATACAGTTTACTCCCGATTTAATGCCATCTGACATTATTGGGACTGAAGTATTGGATGAAAATCGTCAATTTCGCTTTGTTAAGGGACCAATATTTGCAAACTTTATTCTTGCAGATGAAATTAACAGAACACCCCCAAAAACTCAGGCTGCTTTACTTGAAGCCATGCAGGAAAGATCTGTTACAGCAGCCGGTCAGCATTTTAATTTAGATAACCCATTTTTTGTTCTCGCAACACAAAATCCTATTGAACAGGAAGGAACATATCCCTTACCAGAAGCTCAGCTTGACCGTTTTATGTTTAACACAACACTTGATTATCCCAAATTTGATGATGAAATAAACATTGTTAGATCTACAACATCAGAAATAAAAACTAATGTTGAGAAAGTTCTAACTGCAGAAGATATAATTTTTTATCAGGATTTAATTCGTAAAGTTCCGGTTAACGACAATGTTTTAAGATATGCTGTTAATCTTACTTCTTCTACCCGCCCTGGAACTGAAAAAGCAAATGATTTTGCTTCAAAATATATTAACTGGGGTGCAGGTCCAAGAGCATCACAATTTTTAATAATAGGAGCAAAAACATTATCTGTATTAAATGGTAAATTCTCTCCAGATATTGAAGATGTAAAAGCCATTGCACACCCTATTTTAAGACACAGATTAGTTAAAAATTACAAAGCAGAAGCAGAAGGAATTTCAGTTGATAACATTATAACTGAATTATTAAAAGCAAACAAAGTATAA
- a CDS encoding organic solvent tolerance protein OstA, which translates to MRRLVLILLQFTIIIFTLSAQQVKKIELINADAIDYDENLLGKEIKRLSGNVAFKHDSALLFCDSAYFNSVRNNVVMYGHVHINIGDTIHLWGDSIRYYGNTKIAQVRNNVKLTNKTAILTTDSMNYDRNLNTGYYFNWGKIKDGENSLVSEWGYYFSLLKDFVAVKSVILTNPQYHMYSDSLRYNTESEIASFYGPSRIVGDSNLIYCENGWYNTKTEISQFNKNAFLKSKAQTIKGDSLYYDRNKKFGKAYKNVEIIDTTSNILLLGNYGYYYESPEQAMLTDSAVFINYGKTDTLFLHADTLRSTTLNDSIGLFKLIRAYNKVRLFKPDLQGSCDSLTYSLRDSVIRLFNVPILWSDVHQLTAEFIEIHTKNNKADYVVLQNLAFVISQEDSIRFNQVKGKNMIGYIINNELNRIEVDGNGQSIYFPKDNNELIGANTAESSKMTIYLDSGQVARILFLTKPTAVLHPIDELPATELLLPNFRWYKNLRPIKKEDIFNKLESPNP; encoded by the coding sequence ATGAGAAGACTAGTCTTAATATTATTACAGTTTACAATAATAATTTTTACTTTAAGTGCACAACAAGTAAAAAAGATTGAGCTAATTAATGCCGACGCAATTGATTATGATGAAAATCTATTAGGAAAAGAAATTAAAAGGCTCTCTGGTAATGTAGCTTTTAAACATGATAGCGCTTTGTTATTTTGTGATAGCGCTTATTTTAATTCGGTAAGAAATAATGTTGTAATGTATGGACATGTGCATATAAATATTGGAGATACAATTCATTTATGGGGCGACTCAATCAGATATTATGGAAACACCAAGATAGCACAGGTTAGGAATAATGTTAAACTTACAAATAAAACTGCAATTTTAACAACAGATTCGATGAACTATGATCGAAATCTAAATACTGGATATTATTTTAACTGGGGAAAAATAAAAGATGGTGAAAATTCATTGGTAAGCGAATGGGGGTATTATTTCTCGTTGTTAAAAGATTTTGTTGCTGTAAAAAGTGTTATTTTAACAAATCCGCAATATCACATGTATTCTGACTCATTAAGGTATAATACAGAATCAGAAATTGCATCATTTTACGGACCTTCAAGAATTGTCGGTGATTCTAACTTAATTTATTGTGAAAATGGTTGGTATAATACTAAAACTGAAATAAGCCAATTTAACAAAAATGCTTTTTTAAAAAGTAAAGCACAAACAATTAAAGGTGATAGTTTATATTATGATAGAAATAAAAAATTTGGTAAAGCATATAAGAATGTTGAAATAATTGACACAACATCAAATATCTTGTTACTCGGAAACTATGGATATTATTATGAATCACCTGAGCAGGCCATGTTAACTGACAGTGCTGTATTTATTAATTATGGAAAAACCGACACACTATTTTTACATGCAGATACTTTAAGGTCAACAACTTTAAATGACAGTATTGGATTATTTAAGTTAATAAGGGCATACAATAAAGTAAGGCTTTTTAAACCAGACTTACAGGGAAGTTGCGATTCTTTAACATATTCTCTGAGAGACTCAGTTATCCGACTTTTTAATGTACCAATATTATGGTCAGATGTACATCAGCTAACAGCTGAATTTATTGAAATTCACACTAAAAACAACAAGGCAGATTACGTTGTGTTGCAAAATCTGGCATTTGTTATTTCGCAGGAAGATAGTATTCGCTTTAATCAGGTAAAAGGCAAAAACATGATTGGTTATATAATTAATAATGAACTTAACAGAATTGAAGTTGATGGAAACGGACAATCTATATATTTCCCAAAAGACAATAATGAATTAATTGGTGCAAATACTGCAGAAAGCAGTAAAATGACAATTTATTTAGATAGTGGTCAGGTTGCCAGAATATTATTCCTTACTAAACCTACAGCAGTTCTTCACCCAATAGATGAGTTACCGGCAACGGAATTGCTTTTACCTAACTTTCGCTGGTATAAAAATTTAAGACCAATAAAAAAGGAGGATATTTTTAATAAATTAGAAAGTCCGAATCCTTAA
- a CDS encoding DUF2795 domain-containing protein, giving the protein MYWTLELASKLEDAPWPATKDELIDFAIRSGAPMEVIENLQELEDEGEVYDNIEDIWPDYPTKEDFLFNEDEY; this is encoded by the coding sequence ATGTATTGGACTCTTGAATTAGCCTCGAAATTAGAGGATGCCCCTTGGCCAGCTACCAAAGATGAACTTATCGATTTTGCTATTCGTTCTGGTGCGCCAATGGAGGTAATTGAAAACTTACAGGAACTTGAAGACGAAGGTGAGGTTTATGACAATATAGAAGATATCTGGCCTGATTATCCTACTAAAGAAGATTTTTTATTTAACGAAGACGAATACTAA
- a CDS encoding choice-of-anchor L domain-containing protein, whose product MKLLFYLVLFCLVSFGFFETSNAQVTISTMNNPASFFVDQLVGSGVTYSNATFSNTGAAYASTSSSNYGLFNNASSVIGISNGIILSTGNVLGAPGPNSLADMSTVNVRGGDGTLNSIISPTYDAMGLEFDFVPESNVITFRYVFASEEYNEFVGDIYNDVFGFFVTGGPEAYSNKNIAIVPGTGTTPVAINSVNNGYGAAGSTGGGCTNCSYYRDNGVSAYNLQYDGFTTVLTATCSVTPCAVYHMKIIIADVSDYVYDSGVFLESGSFTSPSINQIDVAYSNPLAGGNAAMVEGCSNGQITFGLTSPTPFNRNIPFAIAGSATFGTDYYTIPDISGTWSAPNNYFVTIPAGQSTTTLTIVPINEGTVESSENIDFTIQTNLCGTPVVQNGSLNILDNSTPFSSTITADQTICLGNNATIGLNINGGQNPISYTWNPTGYTTGTITVNPPANQTYTVTATDACGSTTTGTTTVNVNNIPTVVPFPTSETFCSGSTTNIALSSAVTGATFNWTVNAGANISGASSGSDITISQTLINSGTTQESVTYTVTPSANGCSGPPTDITIYVNPSPTATATTTPVTTCSGTPDGSITINATGGTAPLNYSLDGGATGTNNIFSNLGIGGHTAIITDAAGCQFTLSNIDIAGNTGISITSITPIDVNCYGENSGSLTITAPGATQYSINNGTDWFPTNTFNSLTAGTYNVVVSDAGNCQDAQSITISSPSIIVIDSTVTNMLCTVLGDATLSVNGGVTPYSYTWFDSTTLPSHNNLTNGTYLVTVSDSHSCTVITSVIVGYDDGNLSLQNNISNISCHGDSTGNISLIVQNGTSPFVATWSGITNTSLTLSGLGAGTYDVTVTDINGCTVNSSINIVEPSQISLDSSVINHTCGTLGSITITPSGGTPGYLYYWNTPGSTAMLNNLPAGIYTVTVTDALNCSATTNAEVGLITTSGIGQSTITNVQCNGESNGAATITITNGIAPFSCIWQHDVTNTTNTASNLSAGNYLVTVTDTYGACVVPLSIEITQPSTLTISPIITHITCNNLNNGVIVANASGGTIPYQYNWSNNLTTASLTNLPEGDYDLTITDGNNCIDSVLNINITNPTALTISTSFINPTFFNSTDGAATVYTNGGTLPYSYSWSTGQTTQIITSIGNGLYIVTVTDFNNCNEIDTILIDVPELPVEIPTVITPNGDGKNDDFEITNILGYSDISVEIFNRWGDKIFSFTGSGLEYTTSSNRWNGTRKGKDLPMGSYIFIIKLNNGREPVTGVVSIIR is encoded by the coding sequence ATGAAACTATTATTTTATTTAGTATTATTTTGCTTAGTTTCTTTTGGTTTCTTTGAAACTAGTAATGCTCAGGTTACAATTTCAACTATGAATAATCCTGCAAGTTTTTTTGTAGATCAATTAGTTGGATCTGGAGTAACATATTCTAATGCAACTTTCAGTAATACCGGAGCTGCATATGCAAGCACTTCATCATCAAATTATGGACTATTTAACAATGCATCCTCTGTTATTGGAATTAGTAATGGTATAATTTTATCAACAGGAAATGTTTTAGGTGCACCTGGTCCAAACTCCTTAGCTGATATGTCTACTGTAAATGTAAGAGGCGGAGATGGTACTTTAAATTCTATTATATCTCCTACATACGATGCAATGGGTCTTGAATTTGATTTTGTTCCTGAATCTAACGTAATCACATTCAGATATGTTTTTGCTTCTGAAGAATATAATGAATTTGTTGGCGATATTTATAATGATGTTTTTGGTTTCTTTGTTACTGGGGGTCCAGAAGCTTATTCAAATAAAAATATTGCAATTGTTCCAGGTACTGGAACTACACCGGTTGCAATTAATTCTGTAAATAATGGATATGGCGCAGCCGGATCAACTGGTGGTGGATGTACAAACTGCTCTTACTACAGGGATAATGGTGTCAGTGCATATAATCTACAATATGATGGCTTTACAACTGTATTAACTGCAACTTGTAGTGTAACACCATGTGCAGTATATCACATGAAAATAATTATTGCAGATGTTTCAGACTATGTTTATGACTCCGGAGTTTTTCTAGAGTCAGGAAGCTTTACAAGCCCTTCAATAAATCAAATAGATGTTGCATACTCAAATCCCCTTGCCGGTGGAAATGCTGCAATGGTTGAAGGTTGCAGCAATGGACAAATAACATTTGGATTAACAAGTCCAACTCCTTTTAACAGAAATATTCCATTTGCAATAGCAGGATCAGCTACTTTTGGAACAGATTATTATACCATTCCTGATATTTCTGGAACATGGTCGGCACCAAACAATTATTTTGTAACAATCCCTGCTGGTCAATCAACAACAACTCTAACAATAGTCCCAATAAACGAGGGAACTGTTGAATCTTCTGAAAACATTGACTTTACAATACAAACAAATTTATGCGGAACACCAGTAGTTCAGAATGGTTCTTTAAATATTCTGGATAATTCAACTCCATTTTCAAGTACAATAACAGCAGATCAGACAATATGTCTGGGGAATAATGCAACTATTGGACTAAATATTAATGGAGGACAAAATCCTATTTCATATACCTGGAATCCTACCGGATATACCACTGGCACAATAACAGTAAACCCACCGGCTAACCAAACATATACTGTAACTGCTACTGACGCATGCGGTTCAACAACTACCGGAACAACAACAGTGAATGTTAACAATATACCAACTGTTGTTCCATTTCCAACATCTGAAACTTTTTGTAGTGGCTCAACTACAAACATTGCTCTTTCTTCTGCTGTTACCGGAGCTACATTCAACTGGACTGTTAATGCCGGTGCAAATATTTCAGGCGCGTCATCTGGTTCTGATATTACAATTTCACAAACTTTGATAAATTCAGGAACAACTCAGGAAAGTGTTACATATACTGTTACCCCTTCTGCAAACGGATGTAGCGGTCCTCCAACAGACATAACGATTTATGTAAATCCGAGTCCAACAGCAACTGCAACTACAACTCCGGTAACCACTTGTTCTGGCACCCCTGACGGTTCTATAACAATTAATGCAACAGGTGGAACAGCTCCTTTAAATTATTCTCTTGATGGCGGTGCAACAGGAACAAATAATATTTTCTCCAATTTAGGCATTGGTGGTCATACTGCTATTATTACCGATGCTGCTGGTTGTCAGTTTACATTAAGTAATATTGATATTGCAGGAAATACAGGAATATCTATCACAAGCATTACACCTATAGATGTAAATTGTTATGGAGAAAACTCAGGAAGCTTAACTATTACAGCCCCAGGTGCAACTCAGTATAGCATAAATAACGGAACCGACTGGTTCCCAACAAATACTTTTAACAGCTTAACCGCAGGCACATATAATGTAGTGGTAAGTGATGCCGGCAACTGTCAGGATGCACAAAGTATTACTATCTCATCACCTTCAATTATAGTTATTGACTCTACGGTTACCAACATGCTCTGCACAGTATTAGGAGATGCTACATTATCAGTAAATGGTGGCGTTACTCCATATTCATATACATGGTTTGACAGTACAACTTTACCATCTCACAATAATTTAACAAATGGCACTTATTTAGTTACTGTTTCAGACTCACATTCATGTACCGTAATAACATCTGTTATTGTTGGCTATGATGATGGCAATTTAAGTTTACAAAATAACATTTCAAACATATCCTGTCATGGTGACTCTACCGGGAATATTTCACTGATAGTGCAAAACGGAACATCACCATTTGTTGCAACATGGTCAGGAATTACAAATACCAGCTTAACCTTATCAGGATTAGGTGCAGGCACATATGACGTTACTGTTACTGACATAAACGGATGTACAGTAAACTCTTCCATAAATATTGTTGAACCTTCACAAATTTCTTTAGACTCTTCAGTGATTAATCATACTTGCGGAACACTAGGAAGCATAACAATCACTCCTTCAGGCGGAACCCCAGGATATTTATATTATTGGAATACTCCCGGTTCAACTGCAATGTTAAATAATTTACCTGCTGGTATTTATACTGTAACGGTTACAGATGCATTAAACTGTTCTGCTACAACAAATGCAGAGGTTGGACTTATCACAACTTCTGGTATTGGGCAATCAACAATAACTAACGTTCAATGCAATGGAGAATCAAACGGAGCTGCAACTATAACTATTACAAATGGTATAGCACCATTTTCATGCATATGGCAGCATGATGTTACAAATACAACCAATACGGCATCAAATCTTTCAGCAGGAAATTACCTCGTTACAGTAACTGATACTTATGGTGCCTGTGTGGTACCATTATCAATAGAAATAACACAACCATCTACTTTAACAATTAGTCCAATTATTACACATATTACTTGCAACAACTTAAATAATGGAGTAATTGTAGCAAATGCATCTGGAGGAACAATTCCATATCAGTATAACTGGTCTAACAATTTAACAACAGCAAGTTTAACAAATCTTCCTGAAGGAGATTATGATTTAACAATAACAGATGGCAATAATTGTATTGATTCTGTTTTAAATATTAATATTACAAACCCAACTGCTCTTACTATTTCAACATCATTCATTAATCCTACTTTTTTCAACTCTACTGACGGAGCAGCCACTGTTTATACTAATGGAGGAACCTTACCATACTCATATAGCTGGTCAACAGGACAAACTACACAAATAATTACAAGTATCGGAAATGGTTTATATATTGTTACGGTAACCGATTTTAACAATTGTAATGAAATTGACACAATTTTAATAGACGTTCCTGAATTACCTGTTGAAATTCCAACAGTAATAACTCCTAACGGTGATGGGAAAAATGATGATTTTGAAATCACAAATATTCTTGGTTACAGTGATATTTCAGTAGAAATATTTAACAGATGGGGAGATAAAATATTTTCATTTACAGGTTCTGGTCTTGAATATACAACTAGTTCAAACAGGTGGAACGGAACAAGAAAAGGAAAAGATTTACCCATGGGATCATACATTTTTATTATAAAACTAAACAACGGAAGAGAACCTGTAACAGGAGTTGTCTCAATAATCCGCTAA
- the murI gene encoding glutamate racemase: MLKNSPGPIGVFDSGFGGLTILKEFEKKLPQYDYIYLGDNARSPYGGRSFYVVYQYTLQAVNHLFSQGCHLVILACNTASAKALRTIQQNDLPKIDSNRRVLGVIRPSAEAVGNLTKTREVGILGTAGTVLSESYPIEIEKLFPEIKTFQQACPLWVPLVENGEHKNSGADYFFEKDINALLSKSKNIDTIILGCTHYPLIAETIRKFVPPHIKLISQDTIIADSLIDYLNRHSEIKNKCTKNGTIKFETTDIADVFSARGEIFYGKEIKSEQITL, from the coding sequence ATGCTTAAAAATTCTCCCGGTCCTATTGGTGTATTTGATTCTGGTTTTGGTGGATTAACAATTTTAAAAGAATTCGAGAAAAAATTACCACAATACGATTACATTTATTTAGGCGATAATGCCCGCTCACCATACGGAGGAAGATCATTCTATGTAGTTTATCAATATACCCTACAGGCAGTAAATCATTTATTTTCTCAGGGATGTCATTTGGTAATTCTGGCTTGTAATACGGCATCAGCAAAAGCATTAAGAACAATACAGCAAAACGATCTACCAAAAATAGATTCTAATCGTCGTGTACTTGGAGTAATAAGACCAAGTGCCGAAGCTGTTGGAAATTTAACAAAGACAAGAGAAGTAGGTATTTTAGGTACAGCAGGAACAGTACTTTCAGAATCATATCCGATAGAAATAGAAAAACTTTTTCCTGAAATTAAAACGTTCCAACAAGCTTGCCCATTATGGGTTCCATTAGTAGAAAACGGAGAACACAAAAATTCCGGTGCGGATTATTTCTTTGAAAAAGACATTAATGCTTTACTGTCTAAAAGTAAAAATATAGATACTATAATTTTAGGCTGTACACATTACCCATTAATTGCTGAAACAATTAGAAAATTTGTACCTCCGCATATAAAATTAATTTCTCAGGATACCATAATTGCGGATAGTCTTATTGATTATTTAAATCGCCATTCAGAAATTAAAAATAAATGCACAAAAAACGGAACAATAAAATTTGAAACAACAGATATTGCTGACGTTTTTTCCGCCAGAGGTGAAATTTTTTACGGCAAAGAAATAAAATCAGAACAAATTACACTCTGA
- a CDS encoding SpoIIE family protein phosphatase codes for MEEFKIKIYGILPVTRKQFVYGYTFFFLTFVAAIVYLFFFPVDKSAETDSIFRKLFSDYAILTFLFFLIWIVIEGIFYWDRFIKAQKRIIENQKSVIELRNQHLEQHKEEITSQRDEITAQRDEIEAQRDLVVSQMSTITHQKKELTDSIQYAYKIQCALLPPESYVNQCLPNSFILYMPKDVVSGDFFFVEQTNGYTIVAAVDCTGHGVPGAMMSVIGYNLLNQAVKINRITRPSDILGFLDVGVTEILRQAHNESGVKDGMDLSLISIDNQMRTFEYAGAYNSIYYIHNKELIEVKADKFPIGVNEDGVGDVYTNNGLPVSKGDMVYLFSDGYADQFGGPKGKKLKYKQLEEILVQVCEEPVENQKQYLKKRFLDWKGNEEQVDDILVIGIRV; via the coding sequence ATGGAAGAATTTAAAATTAAAATATACGGTATATTACCTGTTACCCGCAAGCAGTTTGTGTATGGTTATACTTTTTTCTTTTTAACATTTGTAGCTGCTATAGTTTATTTGTTTTTCTTCCCGGTTGATAAATCTGCAGAAACAGATTCTATTTTTAGGAAACTGTTTTCAGATTATGCAATACTTACTTTTTTGTTTTTTCTAATATGGATAGTTATTGAAGGTATCTTTTATTGGGATCGTTTTATTAAAGCACAAAAAAGAATAATTGAAAACCAAAAAAGTGTTATTGAGTTAAGGAACCAACATCTTGAGCAACATAAAGAGGAAATTACTTCGCAAAGAGATGAAATTACTGCACAACGTGATGAAATTGAAGCTCAACGTGATTTGGTAGTTTCTCAAATGTCAACTATTACACATCAAAAGAAAGAATTAACAGATAGTATTCAGTATGCCTATAAAATTCAGTGTGCTTTGTTACCACCTGAAAGTTATGTTAATCAATGTTTACCTAATAGTTTTATTTTATATATGCCTAAGGATGTTGTTAGTGGTGACTTCTTTTTTGTTGAACAAACAAATGGTTATACTATTGTTGCTGCTGTAGATTGTACCGGACATGGTGTTCCTGGTGCAATGATGTCTGTTATTGGTTATAATTTATTAAACCAGGCAGTAAAAATTAATAGAATAACCAGACCTTCAGATATTCTTGGATTTCTTGATGTTGGTGTTACTGAAATTTTAAGGCAGGCTCATAACGAAAGCGGAGTAAAAGATGGTATGGATTTATCGTTAATAAGTATTGATAATCAGATGCGAACCTTTGAATACGCAGGTGCATATAATTCTATTTATTACATTCATAATAAAGAATTAATAGAGGTTAAGGCTGATAAATTTCCTATTGGTGTAAACGAAGATGGAGTAGGTGATGTATATACGAATAATGGTTTGCCTGTTTCTAAAGGCGACATGGTTTATCTTTTTTCTGATGGGTATGCCGATCAGTTTGGCGGACCGAAAGGAAAGAAATTAAAATATAAACAACTTGAAGAGATTTTAGTACAGGTTTGCGAAGAGCCTGTTGAAAATCAAAAACAATATCTTAAAAAGAGATTTCTTGACTGGAAAGGAAACGAAGAGCAGGTTGATGATATTTTAGTAATCGGAATCAGAGTGTAA